A genomic window from Leptolyngbya sp. BL0902 includes:
- a CDS encoding potassium channel family protein yields the protein MADRLKRFRYAERAIEENYRRSRRHLMRGGVALALILLTGALWYKYVEGWDWIDAIYMSVITLTTVGFGEINPLTARGRLFTMVFLLAGVGVIAYILNNFTESIVQGHLQAGLRLQKRRKFMESLTGHYIICGFGRTGRQIALEFTAEKVPFIVVDSDDASIQLAQSFDYMTFQGDATEDQVLLQVGIERARCLVAALPSDAENLYTVLSAKTLAPTIRTIARASSEEAIQKMERGGADVVVSPYISGGKRMAAAALRPQVVDFIDGILTGSDRTVYVEEFLLTPTTCPIIGCTLGEAQLGKKSGALILAIRRADNHLIVGPSADTLLCPGDLVISMGATEQLRRLSHILSPLKA from the coding sequence ATGGCTGATCGCCTGAAACGGTTTCGCTACGCTGAACGAGCCATCGAAGAAAACTATCGTCGCTCTCGCCGTCACTTGATGCGGGGGGGGGTGGCCTTGGCGCTGATTTTGCTGACAGGGGCGCTTTGGTACAAATATGTGGAGGGCTGGGACTGGATTGACGCTATCTATATGTCGGTGATTACCCTCACTACGGTGGGCTTTGGGGAAATTAACCCACTGACGGCGCGGGGGCGGCTGTTCACGATGGTCTTCCTGCTGGCGGGGGTGGGGGTGATCGCCTACATCCTCAACAACTTCACAGAGTCTATTGTGCAGGGGCATTTGCAGGCGGGCCTGCGCTTACAAAAACGACGGAAATTTATGGAATCTCTTACGGGTCACTACATTATTTGCGGATTTGGGCGCACTGGACGGCAAATTGCCCTGGAATTTACGGCGGAAAAGGTGCCCTTCATTGTGGTGGATTCCGACGATGCCTCGATTCAACTGGCCCAAAGTTTTGACTACATGACTTTCCAAGGCGACGCCACCGAAGACCAAGTGCTGCTGCAAGTGGGCATTGAGCGGGCGCGATGCCTGGTGGCAGCCCTGCCCTCCGATGCCGAGAATCTGTATACCGTGCTGTCTGCCAAAACCCTGGCCCCCACCATTCGCACCATTGCCCGCGCCAGCAGCGAAGAGGCCATCCAAAAAATGGAGCGGGGCGGGGCCGATGTGGTGGTGTCGCCCTACATTAGCGGCGGCAAACGCATGGCGGCGGCGGCCCTACGGCCCCAGGTGGTAGACTTCATCGACGGCATTCTCACCGGATCCGACCGCACCGTTTATGTAGAAGAATTTTTGCTCACCCCCACCACCTGCCCCATCATTGGCTGCACCCTAGGCGAAGCCCAACTGGGCAAGAAATCAGGGGCGTTGATTTTGGCTATTCGCCGCGCCGATAATCACCTGATCGTTGGCCCCAGCGCCGATACTCTGCTCTGCCCAGGGGACTTGGTCATCAGCATGGGAGCCACCGAACAACTGCGCCGCCTCAGCCACATCCTCAGCCCCCTCAAGGCTTAG
- a CDS encoding zinc metallopeptidase: protein MFFDPIYLVLMIPGMALMFLAQSKVKGTYRRYSQVQSTMGMTGAQVAQTILSKKGVSGIRIEPVAGELTDHYDPSAKAVRLSEGIYNSTSLAAAAVAAHECGHVLQDVEGYKFMNLRAALVPAVNLGSRLGPMLIMAGLILSSASQVWLNLAWVGIFFFAAVLLFHVVTLPVEFDASGRALRLIDELGILQGEENKGAKAVLSAAALTYVATAFYAALNLLYYIMLVNRRR, encoded by the coding sequence ATGTTCTTCGATCCTATCTATCTTGTGCTGATGATTCCCGGCATGGCCCTGATGTTCTTGGCCCAAAGTAAGGTCAAGGGCACCTATCGCCGCTATTCCCAAGTGCAATCCACCATGGGGATGACCGGAGCCCAGGTCGCCCAAACTATCCTGTCCAAGAAAGGTGTCAGCGGCATCCGCATCGAGCCTGTTGCCGGAGAACTCACCGACCACTACGACCCCAGCGCCAAGGCCGTGCGCCTGTCTGAGGGCATCTACAACTCCACCTCCCTCGCCGCCGCCGCCGTGGCCGCCCACGAATGCGGCCATGTTTTGCAGGATGTGGAGGGCTACAAATTTATGAACCTCCGCGCCGCCCTGGTGCCCGCCGTAAACCTGGGATCTCGCCTCGGCCCCATGCTGATTATGGCGGGTCTGATTCTATCTAGCGCGAGTCAGGTCTGGTTAAACCTCGCCTGGGTTGGCATCTTCTTCTTTGCGGCGGTGTTGCTGTTCCACGTTGTCACCCTGCCCGTCGAGTTTGACGCCTCTGGCCGTGCCCTGCGCCTAATTGACGAACTGGGCATTCTGCAAGGGGAAGAAAACAAAGGAGCCAAGGCCGTTCTCAGCGCCGCCGCCCTCACCTATGTGGCCACGGCCTTCTACGCCGCCCTCAACCTGCTGTACTACATCATGTTGGTCAACCGCCGTCGCTAG
- the dnaG gene encoding DNA primase — protein sequence MDTPRLHPDTIEAVRDRVDIVDVVSQHVVLKKQGKDFVGLCPFHEDKSPSFSVSPGKQFYYCFSCGAGGNAFKFLMELNKRSFADVVLDLAQRYQVPVTTLEPAKRQELQRQLTLREQLYEILALTARFYEHALHQTDGAAALAYLRDKRELEDATIQKFQLGFAPGGWQTLYDYLIEQKNYPVDLVEKAGLIVPRKKGEGYYDRFRERLMIPIRDAQSRVIGFGGRSLGDEKPKYLNSPDTELFDKGKTLYGLDLARAAIAKQDRAIVVEGYFDVIALHAAGIENAVAALGTAINAAQVRQVLRYTESKQVLLNFDADAAGVKAAQRAIGEVEEMAYRGDVQLRVLNIPDGKDPDEFLRHHSPADYRDLVNDAPLWIDWQIHNLIQGKDLRQADQFQQTTQSVVKLLSDIANADTRTHYVRYCAEIFSNGDSRLVPLLAENLITQVRRQRRATSSDTPPARSLPRATASGSSLEQAEAALLRVFLHHPTSRDEIRQVLEDRDLQFSYSHHRALWRQMQRLLTPSPDYPDSSAADLVGILRNQFADAGVTNPHLQALLNLSEKTKRDVIRAPLIIRAAAACMEKNLCEKRYRHFLNLWEKTDCAADSEQFAYYQSQIYAEKRRIEALDKERQVTFEDLANQPWMGEQYDSLDR from the coding sequence ATGGACACCCCTCGTCTTCACCCCGACACCATCGAAGCGGTACGGGATCGCGTCGATATTGTGGATGTGGTGTCGCAGCATGTGGTGCTGAAAAAGCAGGGCAAGGATTTCGTCGGCCTTTGCCCCTTCCACGAGGACAAATCCCCCAGTTTTAGCGTCAGTCCCGGCAAGCAGTTTTACTATTGCTTTTCCTGTGGGGCGGGGGGCAACGCCTTCAAGTTTTTGATGGAGCTGAACAAGCGCTCCTTTGCCGATGTGGTGCTGGATTTGGCCCAGCGCTACCAGGTGCCCGTTACCACCCTGGAACCCGCCAAGCGTCAGGAACTTCAGCGCCAGCTCACCCTGCGGGAACAGCTTTACGAAATTCTGGCCCTCACCGCCCGGTTTTATGAACACGCCCTGCACCAAACCGATGGGGCCGCAGCCCTAGCCTATCTGCGGGACAAACGGGAACTAGAAGACGCCACGATTCAAAAATTTCAACTGGGCTTTGCGCCGGGGGGCTGGCAAACCCTTTACGACTATCTCATTGAGCAAAAAAACTATCCCGTTGACCTCGTCGAAAAAGCGGGCTTGATCGTGCCGCGCAAAAAGGGCGAGGGCTACTACGACCGTTTCCGAGAACGGCTAATGATCCCCATCCGCGATGCCCAGAGCCGGGTGATTGGCTTTGGCGGGCGCTCCCTCGGCGACGAAAAACCCAAGTACCTGAACTCGCCGGATACGGAACTGTTCGACAAGGGCAAAACCCTCTACGGCCTAGATTTGGCCCGTGCCGCCATCGCCAAACAGGATCGCGCCATTGTGGTGGAAGGCTATTTTGACGTGATTGCCCTCCACGCCGCTGGCATTGAAAACGCCGTGGCGGCGTTGGGCACCGCCATCAACGCCGCCCAGGTGCGCCAGGTGTTGCGCTACACCGAATCCAAACAAGTGTTGCTGAACTTTGACGCCGATGCCGCCGGGGTGAAGGCCGCCCAGCGGGCCATCGGCGAAGTGGAGGAAATGGCCTATCGCGGCGATGTGCAACTGCGGGTGCTGAACATCCCCGACGGCAAAGACCCGGACGAATTTTTGCGCCACCACAGCCCCGCCGACTACCGTGATTTGGTCAACGACGCGCCCCTGTGGATCGACTGGCAAATCCACAACCTAATCCAGGGCAAAGACCTGCGGCAGGCCGACCAGTTTCAGCAAACCACCCAATCTGTGGTGAAGCTGCTGAGCGACATTGCCAACGCCGACACCCGCACCCACTACGTCCGCTACTGCGCCGAAATCTTCAGCAATGGCGACAGCCGCCTGGTGCCCCTGCTGGCGGAAAACCTGATTACCCAAGTGCGCCGCCAACGCCGCGCCACCTCCAGCGATACGCCCCCGGCCCGTTCCCTGCCCCGCGCCACCGCCAGCGGCAGTTCCCTAGAGCAAGCCGAAGCCGCCCTGCTGCGCGTGTTCCTCCATCACCCCACCAGCCGCGACGAAATCCGCCAGGTTTTGGAAGATCGCGATTTGCAATTCAGCTACTCCCACCATCGCGCCCTGTGGCGACAAATGCAGCGGTTGCTAACGCCCAGCCCTGATTACCCAGACTCGTCTGCTGCCGATTTGGTGGGCATCCTCCGCAACCAGTTTGCCGATGCCGGAGTCACCAATCCTCACCTCCAAGCCCTGCTCAACCTCAGTGAAAAGACCAAACGGGACGTGATTCGTGCCCCGCTGATCATCCGTGCCGCCGCCGCCTGCATGGAGAAAAACCTCTGCGAAAAGCGCTATCGTCACTTTCTCAACCTCTGGGAAAAGACCGATTGCGCCGCCGATTCGGAACAATTCGCCTACTACCAAAGCCAAATCTACGCCGAAAAACGCCGCATCGAAGCCCTGGATAAGGAACGTCAAGTCACCTTTGAAGACCTCGCAAACCAACCCTGGATGGGCGAACAGTATGATTCGCTGGATCGGTAA
- a CDS encoding FAD-dependent hydroxylase, with protein sequence MTATHPTPATTPSSSLSPLTVDVAIVGGGIVGLTLAAALRPSGLRVAVIEAQTPAAAASRQRAYAFSPTSADIMKGLGLWPQVGPRISHFRQVRLSDGDHPEVVTFSPQDLGDESVFYGAEHGVLMEALQGAVQAAANIHYLSETTLTVTERHGERVIGTLTPPEGTRTLEAALVVAADGKQSPLRRQANIDAFGWQYWQSCITTVLEPEGDHQATAYERFWPSGPFAILPLPGGRCQVVWTSPHEEAQAILNLPEAEFMAELERRYGSHMGKLKRLTPPALFPVQLMQCDRYIQPRLALVGDAAHSCHPVGGQGLNMGLRDAAALAEVLTAAHQKGEDLGAVTVLRRYERWRRWENWVILSFTDTLTRSFSNQIPPIVALRRLGLWVLNHVSPLRHLALRLMTGRLGRVPKLALQGRQVRDDT encoded by the coding sequence ATGACCGCCACCCACCCCACACCCGCCACTACCCCATCCTCCTCTCTATCTCCCCTCACCGTCGATGTCGCCATCGTGGGCGGCGGCATTGTGGGATTAACCCTAGCGGCGGCGTTGCGGCCCTCTGGGCTGCGGGTGGCGGTGATTGAAGCCCAAACCCCAGCCGCCGCCGCCTCTCGGCAGCGGGCCTATGCCTTTTCGCCCACCTCGGCGGACATTATGAAAGGGCTGGGACTATGGCCGCAGGTGGGGCCAAGAATTTCTCACTTTCGCCAGGTTCGCCTCTCCGATGGCGACCACCCCGAAGTCGTGACGTTCTCGCCCCAGGATTTGGGCGATGAGTCGGTGTTTTATGGGGCCGAGCATGGCGTGTTGATGGAGGCTCTACAAGGGGCGGTGCAGGCGGCAGCGAATATCCATTACCTCAGCGAAACCACCCTAACCGTCACGGAACGCCACGGGGAACGGGTGATTGGCACCCTGACGCCGCCGGAGGGAACCCGCACGTTGGAGGCAGCCCTGGTTGTTGCCGCCGATGGCAAACAGTCGCCCCTGCGGCGGCAGGCCAATATCGATGCCTTTGGTTGGCAGTATTGGCAGTCCTGCATCACCACCGTTTTGGAACCAGAGGGCGACCACCAAGCCACCGCCTACGAACGGTTTTGGCCCAGCGGCCCCTTCGCCATCCTGCCCCTGCCCGGTGGCCGTTGTCAGGTGGTGTGGACATCGCCCCATGAAGAAGCCCAGGCGATTCTGAACCTGCCCGAAGCAGAATTTATGGCCGAGCTAGAACGCCGCTACGGTTCCCACATGGGCAAGCTCAAGCGCCTCACCCCGCCTGCCCTGTTCCCGGTGCAGTTGATGCAGTGCGACCGCTACATTCAGCCCCGCCTCGCCCTGGTGGGGGATGCCGCCCACAGTTGCCACCCCGTCGGCGGACAGGGCTTAAACATGGGTCTTCGGGATGCGGCGGCTCTCGCAGAAGTCCTCACCGCTGCCCACCAAAAGGGTGAAGACCTGGGTGCCGTGACCGTCCTGCGCCGCTACGAACGCTGGCGACGCTGGGAAAACTGGGTCATCCTCAGCTTTACCGACACCCTCACCCGCAGCTTTTCTAACCAAATTCCGCCCATCGTCGCCCTGCGCCGCCTAGGGTTGTGGGTTTTGAACCACGTTTCTCCCCTGCGCCACCTCGCCCTGCGATTGATGACCGGACGCCTAGGCCGAGTGCCCAAGTTAGCCCTGCAAGGTCGCCAGGTTCGGGATGACACGTAG
- a CDS encoding DNA-methyltransferase, with amino-acid sequence MAASLGVAMLVTARYDDYKYHELPSMTVSLDRITGNLPLFMGEGKKLIIGLEDIHEADFNQANFVLNGEALEVLKNFPSSIVQTVVTSPPYYGQRDYCADDQIGMEQTPEEYIERLVNIFDEVKRVLREDGTLWLNIGDKYINGNLAGLPWRLAIALKERGWLLRSDIIWHKPNAMPSSVQNRPTTDHEYIFLFAKNSKYFYDADSIREPHVTFSEKSKMKGGRNHLGKEGGTPEQGKNSGNSNLHRGRWDQAFHPKGRNKRTVWEVPLSKFREAHFAVFPEKLIEPCILAGSSEGSVVLDPFFGSGTTGLVSLMKGRKFIGIELNKHYCEIAIKRIFSS; translated from the coding sequence TTGGCGGCAAGCCTTGGGGTTGCGATGCTCGTGACAGCAAGGTATGATGACTATAAGTACCATGAGCTGCCAAGCATGACTGTCTCCTTAGATCGCATTACTGGGAATCTTCCTCTATTTATGGGGGAAGGCAAAAAACTGATAATTGGGCTAGAAGATATTCATGAAGCTGACTTCAATCAAGCTAACTTTGTTCTAAACGGAGAAGCATTAGAGGTTTTGAAGAATTTTCCAAGCTCGATAGTGCAAACAGTAGTCACCAGTCCCCCCTATTACGGGCAGCGTGATTATTGTGCGGACGATCAAATTGGTATGGAGCAAACACCAGAAGAGTACATAGAGCGTCTTGTTAATATTTTTGACGAGGTGAAGAGAGTTTTAAGAGAAGACGGTACGCTTTGGCTTAACATCGGGGATAAATATATCAATGGTAATCTAGCTGGGCTTCCTTGGAGGCTGGCAATCGCTTTGAAAGAACGAGGTTGGCTTTTGCGCTCTGACATTATTTGGCATAAACCAAATGCAATGCCATCCTCTGTGCAAAATCGTCCAACTACTGATCACGAATATATATTCCTGTTTGCCAAGAACTCAAAATATTTTTATGATGCTGACTCTATCCGTGAACCTCATGTAACTTTTTCGGAAAAAAGCAAAATGAAGGGCGGACGCAACCATCTTGGCAAAGAAGGTGGAACGCCAGAACAGGGAAAAAATTCTGGCAACTCAAATCTTCACCGAGGTCGGTGGGATCAAGCTTTTCATCCTAAAGGAAGAAACAAAAGAACTGTCTGGGAAGTACCCCTCTCTAAGTTTAGAGAAGCACATTTTGCAGTTTTTCCGGAAAAACTAATAGAGCCTTGCATTCTAGCAGGATCCTCCGAAGGTTCAGTTGTTCTTGATCCTTTCTTTGGCTCTGGGACTACCGGGCTTGTATCTCTTATGAAAGGACGAAAATTTATTGGAATTGAGTTAAATAAGCACTACTGTGAAATAGCAATCAAGAGAATTTTCTCGTCCTAG
- a CDS encoding helix-turn-helix domain-containing protein — protein MAVSSEKDIRKQFGERLRYLRGIRKLSQEDLAHLCNLDRSYIGGVERGQRNVSLLNIKKIADALCVSPREFFDE, from the coding sequence ATGGCAGTATCTAGTGAGAAAGATATCAGAAAACAATTTGGTGAACGTCTTCGTTACCTAAGGGGTATCCGTAAACTCTCCCAAGAAGACTTGGCACACTTGTGCAACTTAGACAGGAGCTATATCGGAGGAGTTGAACGTGGACAAAGAAATGTCAGTCTTCTGAATATCAAGAAAATTGCAGATGCGTTATGTGTTTCACCCAGAGAGTTTTTTGATGAGTAA